ATTTCAGTTTTAATTATTGATTTGTCGCTTTTTGTGCCGCAATCATAAATGATTCGCAAGGTTCGCCCAGAGAGTCCAATTTCTTGAATAATCATCCCGCCTTGGCCGATTCGCGGAATCCGCTTTGAGTACTTCATATTGGAAAGCATTTTCTCACTCCGGTAGAGTTGTGATTAGGTTTCTGTTTATTTGGTAGAATGTCGAAATCAGCATACAATCTGAATCAAATTCATTTTTGCAATAGAGATTAGGAGTTTTGTTCAAGCCCGAAGCGCGTTCTGTTGCTGATATTTTGATCACGAAGCAATTCCCCCGGCGGCGCCTTGTACCTGATGCCTAGTGTTCACCTTGATTGGCGAAGCCAAATCAAGGTGGAACGTGAGTGTTTAACAAAGTTATTTATGGAACCAACGGCATTATCAATTTTGTGATTTTGTTTACGATTTCTATTTGCACAATGGGATGAAATTCTTCATATACTGTATTCGACCTAACATTATTCTTTTCTGTCGGCCTTGGAATTGTGAATTTTTCAGTACTAAGCCAACGAACATTACGGCCGGCGGAAACTAAGTTGTCCGTATCCCCAGAGTAACGAATTACATTATCGCTGATAATCCCAATGCCTTTTACCGTTATATCAGGAGCGCCACCAAAAGCTGATTTTATATATACAATATCGCCCACCTTTAGCGATTTTAAATACTCTTGAAGTTCTGGCGCATCAATCGATGACCATCCAACGCCAACAATTTCTTGCTTTATAAAATCGGCGCTGACATCATGATCGAAATAAGCACCTATACCGAAAATGGACATGTTTTCCCCTTTGTTAGATTTTCTCAAGTGCTTCAATGATTACGGCCTGCCTTTTTAGCCGATCATTGGATAAATTATCAATCCCATGTATGATTTCAACGGCTTGTTTAATGATTTCAGTGCATTCCTTCCCATCTTTAGACATTGCCTTTACGATTTTTTCGGCCTGCTTTTCCGTTTTATTAGCAGAAAGATTGTAATGAATCTTTTCGTCTGCAATTATAGCTCGAATGATTGGCAGCAAATGCCATTTGTATTTTTTTATATTTGTCGGGATCCGCCCATTTGACACAAGAAGATGAATGCGGTAGAGCGTCAAGCAAGCCGAATAATAGACGATCTCCTTTATGTTTTCGCCAAATATACTGTCTCCATAATCGCTAAACATCCTTTTAGCGTATCTAAATGCAAGCTCCGGCCTCTGTAAATACATCGAGCAAACGGATTTACCTAGATTTTGCAAATTGAATATTCTGATAGCCGGAATATCTCTTCCGACGAATTGCTTGTCTCGACGTTCGAAATATAGCCGACCATCTTGTTCGTCATATGAGTCGAAATATTTTTCAACCCTCTTAATTACTGGGCGCAACGAATAGAACTGATTTTCCTCAACTTTGGTTTGACTGTTGGTTGCCCGTACTAGTTCAGCAAAAATGTCTTCATTGATAGTTTCAACCACCTTAATATTTACCATAATTTCATCACTAAGTTCTTTGCGATTTTCAAAGAGAACATGAGAAGTCTGGCATCCATTCACAATTTGGAAATTTTCCAAATGGATAATATTTCCTTGAACACGAACATCAGGACTAACGATTGTGATCCCATTATTCAACACTGGAAATCTATTCGCACCAGTTTTCCGACTCAACGTCTGTGCAATCGAGCTATTGACGCCATTTTCACTACCCAAAAACGCCCGAACATTTTCCTCAAATACCTGAGATCTTATTCCGCCATCCTCAGATTCTAGTAATTTATTAACAATTTCTTTCGCCTTGACAACACCAATATACGCTTCAGCAATTCCATCGATGGTCGGAAGGGCGGCAAGACTGAACATTTCAATGTTGGCACTTGTCCCTGAATAGGTGCGAATCCATAGTTTTGTCAATTCGTCGCGATCAATAAATTTGATGTCAATTTCTCCAAATAGACTAGTTCGTGAAAGCTCGATGCAAGCATCATTCTTTGCCCGTTCTAATTCTTTCGGGTTAGTGTAAAGTCCAGTTGCTACGAAGCGTGCAACAATATCAGGCTTTCCGCCACGGATTTTAGGGACATTCTTAAAGACAGTGTTTAATATTTCTTTTGCTTCTATTTCTACTTCATCCATTGGCTGAAATTCCTCGCTCTCAGATAGCCGTAGTACAGCTTCTTTGAACTTCAAAAATTCACCTAGATCGAAGGATTCCCCAGATTTTGATTGGATAAAGATGATTTCAACAGCATTATTCTTTTTTGCCGAACTAAAAACTGATTTAGCATCCTCGTTTGAGTTGACAATTTCTTCATTTATGACTATCGCAATTCCATCAACACCAGAATCACCATTACCTGTTGTTACATCATCAAGATCAAATGCTGTCGATGCCTTTCCTGATAAAATTGCATAATTTGCGAATTTTTCAAATTTCACAGATTCATCATCATTTTGAATCCCCTGGTTTATACAAAAGCTATCCAGATGCGACTTGATTATTCGGTGCATCATTTATCCTTGGTTGGGTGTCGCGGTGATCATTGCGCTAACAGAGGTTGTTTAATGGAAAATATTAATGCTGTCTCGCTCATGGCGATTAATTGAAGGCGCGTTCTGCCTAGATATTTGGTTATGCGAAATTTCGTGGATAATCCCATGATGACGACCTTGTTTTGATTTTTCGTTCCAATTAATGGAATGTTTGTAATTTAGGCGTTATAGCTCTTGATATTTTCATCAAGGCCATCTAAAACTCCAATCACTATGTCGCTAAACCAAGAACACGTATTTTCTAGCGTCGCGATTTCTTCATCCGTGATCATGAATTCCAGTTTTGATTTAGGGTGCATCACCCTATTCCGAATACTTTGCGATGCTTTGAAAGCTCTCCATTTGTTTGACCCTGTATTCAAATCGATTTTGATACCAAAATACCTGTCGATGCACTTTGCCACAAAAAGCAAGTTGCTTGGCAATGGCAAAAACTTGGTTATAGTTTTTGGCTCACCCTTTTCGTTCAATGAAAACGATTCTTCCGAAAGAATCGCCAGCTCCTGAATATTTATCTCAATTGCTTTTTCGTTATTTAGACCCAAAAGAACGCTTTTGAAAACCCAAATAGTTCCTTCAATCAATGCAAATAGGCTACGCGCATATGCTCTCCTTGCGCTTTGAGAATCGCTAGTTCGGAGAATTTCATCACACCAATGTGCATCTTCAATAAGAGCTAGCATTGGTTCTTTAATTGCGGCCATCTTCATTCTTTTTTCCTAGTGATGTTGTGGAAGAGTAAAGTGCGGTCTTATAGAAATTCTGTCAATGTTGAATTGTTTGCCATCAGAAAGTCTGACCCAATTCAAAGTTCGTTCAAGGCGTAAGGTTTTGAATTTTCCAAGACTTGTTGAAAAGATCCTTCATTTGTCACGGCGGTAGGCCGTTTTCATGGTGTTGCTCAGTTGCAGATCCCATTCGCCCGGAGGGTTTCCCAAACAGGTTTATTAAATGTGATCCCGTTCTCGGGAGAAACTTGCGTCCAAAAGACTCAATTCCGGCAATTTTTGCCGGGAAACAATAGACTGCTTTCCTATAATGCGCAGATACGCACCATATGCGAATCCCGTTCAAGCGAAGCCCCTTAGGCAACTGCCCCCCAGTTTTTCCCACCAATCCAGCCAAAGCGAATTGGGTTCGTTCCATTGGAGTCTCCATCCGACGACATTCTCTGCTCCGAGGGGATCGGAGAGCGGGGGAGTGCATCGGATTTCCAGATCGAGAAGCCATGGACGGGTACGCTCCACACACTGGCGGCTGGTGACGGTCCTCTGGAAACTAGAACCATCCCCACAAGTTCACAGACTCAATTCTCGATCTTTCCGTTGGCGATACCACATCACCCACCCACCTCTTTCCAGCTACCCCGATCCCGAACCAGAACTAGCCTACGGGTCGCCAACTCCTGTCTACTGGCTCCCGAGGCTTCTTAGCGCTCCTTAAATCGCCATGAATCCACGAGAGAATCGGCCAAAGACCCGGTGGGCACTTGGGCACTGTCCGTTTCCCTTTGCAAATCCGGCCCGGTGGGCACTTCGGTGTGAAGTGTTTCCCTTTCCATCGCTCGTTGAAGGCGGATCACCACCTTCGGAGAACTCTTCACGACCCGAAAGATGGCCCGGATCCCTTGTCTCTGGCGCAAAAGCGTTTCGATCGTCGTCTTCTTGTCCATCCTAAGGACTCTCACCATGCTCGCCCCCCAGTGAACCCTGGAGGTAGGCGCCCGGTTGGCCGTACGGAAGGGACCAAGTGTTTCCCTATCCGGCCCTGAAAGTGCCCACAAGTGTTTCCCTATAAGTGCCCGCTAACACCCTCCCCTCAGGCGCTCTGGTTCAGGCGAATCCGACCTGGCCAAAACCGGTCGCTTTGCGCCGGAACGAGCCGGTCGCTTTCAGCCGAATTTTGCAGCAGGGTAGTGTCTCATCTTTCCTTGGCGCATACCGTACCGCTGCGTCGCCGCACCGGCGGTCACGGGACCTGAAAAACAACGCCGGGAAGGAGTAAAGGGGAGAGAAGATGACCTAGGTTTGCGGCTGTTCGGGTGCTTCCCGAGAAGTGCCCACAAGTGTTTCCTTTTGAAATGCCCGCCGGTAGTCATGAGAGCGTCTCTCTACAAAATTTTGGCTCGGTGTTTTCTCATCTGTCTCTGGCCGCTGGCACATTCCGCCGTCACGTGGCGATGCTGGCAGTCGTACTCATTTTTTTTTAAGCTTAGGCTTCTTGACTCTCTTTTTTTTCAAAACAACACCATCTTCACATTCAACCTTTGACAGGTATACTTGATATCCCATTCCATCAAGACGTTGAAAATAATTTCGAAATGAAATTTTGCTAAAATACGGAATATTTGGCCTTTCGTCTTTAGAATTACTGATAATCGCATATACTACAGAGTATTCTGTTGGATTTGGGCGAACATTTGATGAGAACCCAAGATCATAACCTTTGGCGCTTTCATTTTCCAGAACGACTTTACGAAAATCGGGGTTTCGTTGGAATAATTCAGCTGACACATATCCTTGTGCGAATAGGTGACTTAATACAGCTGATTGCCCGTACCGCTTAAGGTGAATCAAGCGCTTTTCTTTCAAATCATAGGCATCACAAAATTCAATCGGATCTTCGCCTTTCACATAGGCCAACTTTTTGTCAAACACAACAAGGTTATCAGTACCCTTGAGACTTGAATTATAAAGAGTCTCACTTCCATGGTTATACTTTTTCAGCCCCAGATTCAGCCATTTCGCAAAAGCGTAGTAGCTATTTAATTCCGAGGAATATTCCGCATCTATCCTAAACCATTTCCCATCACTAAGTAGATATTGCTCATCGTTTATTTTCGTCTCGAAATATATGCATCGATACAGGATCCAAGAATACTCCTGAATTACATGCCCGTCAAACGAAACAGCTTGAGCCATTCGTTTCTTTAATTGACTCACACCCAACTCATTAACATTCCACGCCTCTTTAATGAACTGCAAATCAATATCATAAAACAAATCTTTCCTGCTATCTGATCCTGAAAAATAAAACCCATCAACTCTATCCCATTCAATAGCTTGCGGAATCGAAAACCAACCAAGAGAAACGCCGCTACCTATTCCCTTTAACCAATCATCAAGAGTGTTATCGAGGTTTGCAATAATCGCATCATCTTTTATAGCGGCAAACTTATCAATCCATGCATATCTATCTTTGTATTTCCCTGTTTTTGATTCAGCATCAATTATCTCAATCAATTTATCAAGTTCGGAATAATCAAATTTCGTTCGTATATTCAGGCCATCGGACCCGGAGACTCTTTGAAATTCCTTCTCGCGAGTAGGTTTGCCTGTAACTCCTTTTAAAATATCCTGAGATACATTTATACCAAACTCTCTTGCCGACCCTTCTTTAGAAAGCTGTTCTTTTGAGTGCTTCTGATTTGAATCAAAAGTCGTTTTATCAATTTGGCGGATTGGATTTTCTCCAATCATATTTAACGCAGTCAGCAAACCAAAACGTTCCTCAATAGCAGTAGAGGCAATAAGAAAGCGACCTTTGGCGCCGAATGTAACACAATATATCGTATCATTTATCTTGATTTCGAGGACCCCACCAGCGCTTTCAACATGCTTAGAAATTTTCTCCCCGCTAATCCTGCACATCTCTTTCAACCAATCCGGAATCCTTCCAAAACTATTAGAAACGATAAAACGACAATCAAGTGATCCTATTTTGATTGTTGAGTCAAATGCCGGCATATTGGACGGCTTGAGATTGTATACGCCCTGGTAATTTATACCGTCGCGAATCCTATATATCGTGAAGACGTTCTTCTTGTCAGACATTATGTGATCTTTCGATTTCGAGGTTCAATCCATGGCTGAGGACCTAAAAACTCTTGCTATTCAACTGGTTCCCGTGCCGGAGGCGTCTCATAAACGCCCCATACTCACCTAGTCGCGCACATCGGCATAACAAAAAGGCGCGATCTAGGTGGAATTGGCGTCCGGCACGGTCTGTGGTTCATTCTCGCGACTCCGTTAGGCATGAACTGACACGCATTAAAAAATGGATGTGCATTTCGTTGAGTACGAAAATCATTGAAATCCATGGCAAACATCACTTCTTTGTTTTTTTCTTTTTCGTCTTGGCCTTTTTGGTGCGTTGAGCTTTGATTTCTTTCCCTTTTTCCGGAATCTCAAATAGGTTATCAAAAGTGTGTTCGATAATATCGATTGCAAGACTTAGAACATCACGATTTGGATGAGTAAATTCATGAACAGCCTCGTTTCCTAGAAATCTATGTTCATGAAGGATCTCGGCATGCTCTGGAGATAAAAGTCCTTTCGAGGCAAGCCCATTTATTTTTGCCTGCAAATTAGTGCTTGTTTTGGGGGAGGGATTAGTTGATGACGGAATCTCAATTGGGCCTTCTGTTATATTCTTTTCAACACAAATTGCCTCAATGACTGCACGGATCCCAACAGAACATAGCAAATGCGACTTATCGTTGAAAGTATTAATCACTTCCTTGTATACTTTTTTTATCCTGTCCGGTATGTATATTGCTTTATCCCAACTTAATGGCTCACGGAAATAAATTCCACGCTTTTGCTCATGCGATTCAGGATATAATGCTACTCCATCCTGATCTGGAAGCATTTCTGAATCCCATAGTTCAGATATATACGAGACGCAATCGCACCCCATGCACTTTACGATTGAGTATTGGTTATGAAAATCAAAAGTATTGTTGACTTCATCTTCAAGTTTTCCGTCCTCTATATGCAGTTCTAATACCTTATGATTTGTCGAGCGTTTGCATTCGCGACATTGGCTTTTTAGAATTTCACCTTTTTTCATTTGTTTCTCCTTTTTGCAGTCGTTGAAACATGATAATTGAAGTTATTAATTTTTCGTCCGTGAGAGTCAGATGGTCGATAAAACATAATGGTAACGCCATTTGTTCTCGGCCGTTGGCCGTTCTTTATGATCTCAGCTGATAGAACATGCCGTTCACACCCATTCTGCAGCTCCCATCCCCATGGCGTGTGTACCTGACGCCCCATTTTCACCTAGTCGCGCAAATCGGCACAACAACGATGCGCGATCTAAGTGGAATTGGCGTTAAGTCCCGAGCGATTAGCGACTCGAAAATTTTCGCAAATAGATGTGCCGAAGGAGGGGCTCACATTCAATTTTCGCACATATTTATTTCGGATGAGGGCCAATATATCCGATTATCATCCTTTTGTGTTCTTCATTGAGCTTATAGTAGATTCGAACGCACATTTTCTCATCTGTGTGGTCATTCGGCTTAGTGTGGAATTCAAAATAGCTTCGGCCATCTATATCCTTGAATGTTCTTCGTTCGCGGAATACTGAGCTGTTTGAATCATCATCACTCTCTTTTGAATTCTTGATATTTCGTTCATTGAGCCATCGTTTTAGATCGAAGTTGTCACCATTTTCAAATGAATATCTTGTAGCATCCCGGAGCGCCTCCAGATGAGAAATGATCTTCGATGGCGGTCCAGCCTTTGGATTTAGTTCTTGAGCTGATGCATCTACATCACCTCCAAAAAAAAGGTAGTCAGAGTATTCCTTCCTAGCATAAATTATGGCATCTTCGACGGATTCGATCTCATCCCTGCTGATATCTTCATCTGCGTTTCCAGTTGAAACATTATTGAGGATTGAGGCAATCTTCGCGTTTAATCTATCAATCTCTTTTTTTAAGCGATGAACATTGTCCTTTAATTTTTCATTCTCTTCTGCCTGCATTTGGTATAGCGCATGATTGTAATGGCTTGTTTTTTCTGCCGATTTTCTAGCGGATTCTAGAGATAGAACTCGAGAATCCGCTATTAGATCATATTCAATAGGATAACGTATATTTTCTGTCGATGCTTTTTGAGTAAGGCGACGAAGCTTATTGCCAATTTCTTGTTCTCCGACTTCAGCTATCCTATGGTTAGTCCAAAGAGGGTGGCGAAATTTATTGTCGCTGCCATTGTAAGATGGTCTGTAAAAGCGAATTCCATAATAATAGCAGCCATGCTCAATGCTCATTTTCTCATTAAAGAGATCCTCTGCATCGGAAGAGCTTAAAAAGTACGCTTCTCCAATGAATCGAATATTGTTGCCAAGATGCTGCCTTAGAACTGAATATGACCTGTCGACATCAGCGACTACAATAACAGGAATTTCCCTGTTTTGATCGGTTATTCTATTTACAAGAGCAACAACCTCATCTCCGTTCACCACATCCTGCTTGTAATGAGGTTTGTATGATCCATATTTCCAATCGGTAGCCGATGAAATTATTTGATCTATGAATCTCGGAGTTCTAACATCAAAAGTGAACGGCGTTATCTCTTTGTTTGACGTGATTCCGTCAAAATCGATATTGATAATGCTGGTACTATCTGTATATATGAGTGTGATTTCGGTAAGGAGCGTGCCTTTGTTGCTTCGGTGTATCAACGAAACTTCATAAATCGAATCTTCTATTTCGTGAAATTCCTTCACATCAAATTCAATTGGTCCGTTTCGGCTAGATATGATTTTGTTGCCAGTCTTTGGGCCCAATGAATCTATCCATTTCGCAATAATTGATTTGCATTTGTCAAATTTAGCTTCTGTTGACCTGAGTTGAATTCTTGCAAGAAGTGCCATTTGTGAACCTTTCTGTGAGTTTGTTGTTATTAGATGCTATTGTTCTCAATAATTTTGTTTTGCTCCGAGTGATCAGAGAGTGTAATTTTCCTGCATCCATTTTTGAGTATTATGAATCTGGCGGTTGCTAAAATTTCTCTCCAAAAAGGCAATTTGATTTTGGAGAATCGCTCAGCTCAATGGATATGTATCGATTCTTAACAACTTCAGGGATTCCCTCGTTAATCATTGATATTATGTATTGAATTTTGTATTTCCTGCATGCATATGCGGTAGCCAGAAGATAACGACGTTTTATCGGTGCTTCGATTCCATCTAGAATGCCGTCATGAGCGACAAATTTCGGTTCATTAGGAGTGCATGCAGCAACAGACAAGTCAAATAACCCGCATGAAATCCTCCTGAATGCATCTCCTTTAAATGTTAACATGTCAATGTCTTCATTTTTAACTTCGATAGAAAAGTTGACGTTGGAGTTTGTGTTTTCTCTAACTGAAATCGTCGCTCGTATTCCCAATACAGATTTTGTAAGTGCTTTGTACACTTCGTTGATCTTTTCAAATTTTTTGTTCTGGCTATTTAATTCCGAGCGCAGTTCATTCGCATTGATTGCCCGTTGAATCTCAATGACATTCTTCCTTTCGACAAACTCCTCTTTGCTTTTCTTAAATACCGCGATAGTTAATACACTCAACTCTTTCTCTACTTCGATTAATCGGCTTTGTAGTCCTTCGTACTCCTCTTTATAGTCTCGCTTGGTGAGGATCTGATTATACTTGGATCGCAATTGCGATAGTCTTTGAAGTTCGGGAAGTAGTCTTTCGATTTCAAGTTGTAGCCTCGCTTGGATGCTTCCGAGCATCGACTTCCTAGATACGATTAGTTTTCGATTAAATTCAACCAGGTCAGCGAAATTTCTTTTGATATTTTCCGCAAACAATATACCGCACTCTGCATAGATTTTCTGAATCTCATCAATATCGAAACTGCTACTCTTTTGAAGAGCCAGTGACTCATTGACTTTTTGTAGATCGGACTCTCTTGAGGTTATTTTTATACGTGCCGATGAGATTCCAGAAGATAAGGCTGTGATTTTGGTTGAAAAGATGCTTTTCTCATATTGAAAAAAATCAAATTTGGCCAAACCAGCACGAATCTCTTCTGCCTCCAATTTTAACCTTTCAATAATCTCAGAGCGGTCAGAATCTTTTATGTCAGCACTTTCAATTGCTTTTATTACGGCATCCACAGCATTGTAATCGATTTCGCTTTGTAGCTTGTTTTCCAAGGCTTCCGCTGAAAAGCCAAGAATCCCAAATATGTACGGCTTCCAGTTAAGGTCTTTGCCCTTGCTTGATCCAGGCTTGCTAAATTCGTCGATATAATCAGTCTTGAATCTTATGAAATGGTTAAGCAGCTTGGTGTTGTTTTTTATTAATTCATGATCAGGGTTATTGACATAAATTCGCTTGGTTATTGGGGTTTCAACTGTTATGTTCTTTCCGCGAAATTCAAGTTGGATCGTAAAGTTATAGCCACTGTAGCGTAAAACCCATCCTGGCGCGTAATCATTGTGCCGCTTAGCAAATAAAGCGTATTCAATTATCCTCAAAACTGAGGGTTTTCCAACATTGTGTCCACTTGTTATGACATCTGAAACTTCTCTGCTTCGATTTCCGATTACAAGATTTAGGCCATCGGAAAAAGGCACTTCTCGGAAGCCTGGAATATCAGATGTGATTTTTCTCACTATCATTTTTTCAACTCCAACCGGTCATTAACTTGATCGTATTCGATTGCTCCAGAAAGAAACAAAATATTCAGAGCCCTTAAGCCTATCACCCAATAGTGATCTGGGAACTCTTTCCTAAATTTCTTAAAAATTCCATCCATCGACGTGTTGCCATTTTTTAATTCGAGGATAGCTATTGCCCCAGCTAAGATTGGGGACTGGTCTAGGTCTATATTTTTTGAGGGAAGTATCATTTTAAGCCAATGTCGCAACGGAGATACATAAAATAAACGAGCTGAATTCCCCAATTTCTCTCTTTTATTGAGGAACAGTGAGACACGAAAAACTCATACGCCTTGCGGAAAAAGCGTTCTATATTGCCGCACAGGTTTGATATTACATACTGTTGCTGCATAGATGCAACTAACGACTCGTACTCTTCACGAAGAGTTTCATTGTTCGGATTCTTTAGTAGAGCTTCAATTTGATCATACCCGACGATCGAAAGGTTACGTATATGCTCGAAGGCTTTTGGAGATAAATTATTGAGTTCATTTTTTTTGTCAATATCGATTATTGCGAAATCGTCGGATTTTGCGCTTGTTACTGAGTTGATGAATTTTTGTATTATGTTTCGAAATTCTGGCTCAGATATTTCATCATCAGGAATCGGCACTATCAAGTCCCTACCTGCTTGATAGTTGTTGGATCCCTCTTGGTGAAGTTTGACGCTACTCATGAAAATCACGACCAGCTTGCCTGTTATTAGATCCAGTCTGATGCATAATTGTCTGCTGCATTTTTTTGACGTCAGATTTTGCAGAAATCGCGATTCCGAGGGACAAAATCGAAGCAACTCCAGCGAACACATTGAATGCAGT
This DNA window, taken from Fibrobacterota bacterium, encodes the following:
- a CDS encoding AIPR family protein, giving the protein MHRIIKSHLDSFCINQGIQNDDESVKFEKFANYAILSGKASTAFDLDDVTTGNGDSGVDGIAIVINEEIVNSNEDAKSVFSSAKKNNAVEIIFIQSKSGESFDLGEFLKFKEAVLRLSESEEFQPMDEVEIEAKEILNTVFKNVPKIRGGKPDIVARFVATGLYTNPKELERAKNDACIELSRTSLFGEIDIKFIDRDELTKLWIRTYSGTSANIEMFSLAALPTIDGIAEAYIGVVKAKEIVNKLLESEDGGIRSQVFEENVRAFLGSENGVNSSIAQTLSRKTGANRFPVLNNGITIVSPDVRVQGNIIHLENFQIVNGCQTSHVLFENRKELSDEIMVNIKVVETINEDIFAELVRATNSQTKVEENQFYSLRPVIKRVEKYFDSYDEQDGRLYFERRDKQFVGRDIPAIRIFNLQNLGKSVCSMYLQRPELAFRYAKRMFSDYGDSIFGENIKEIVYYSACLTLYRIHLLVSNGRIPTNIKKYKWHLLPIIRAIIADEKIHYNLSANKTEKQAEKIVKAMSKDGKECTEIIKQAVEIIHGIDNLSNDRLKRQAVIIEALEKI
- a CDS encoding TIGR04141 family sporadically distributed protein produces the protein MSDKKNVFTIYRIRDGINYQGVYNLKPSNMPAFDSTIKIGSLDCRFIVSNSFGRIPDWLKEMCRISGEKISKHVESAGGVLEIKINDTIYCVTFGAKGRFLIASTAIEERFGLLTALNMIGENPIRQIDKTTFDSNQKHSKEQLSKEGSAREFGINVSQDILKGVTGKPTREKEFQRVSGSDGLNIRTKFDYSELDKLIEIIDAESKTGKYKDRYAWIDKFAAIKDDAIIANLDNTLDDWLKGIGSGVSLGWFSIPQAIEWDRVDGFYFSGSDSRKDLFYDIDLQFIKEAWNVNELGVSQLKKRMAQAVSFDGHVIQEYSWILYRCIYFETKINDEQYLLSDGKWFRIDAEYSSELNSYYAFAKWLNLGLKKYNHGSETLYNSSLKGTDNLVVFDKKLAYVKGEDPIEFCDAYDLKEKRLIHLKRYGQSAVLSHLFAQGYVSAELFQRNPDFRKVVLENESAKGYDLGFSSNVRPNPTEYSVVYAIISNSKDERPNIPYFSKISFRNYFQRLDGMGYQVYLSKVECEDGVVLKKKRVKKPKLKKK
- a CDS encoding DUF4145 domain-containing protein, whose translation is MKKGEILKSQCRECKRSTNHKVLELHIEDGKLEDEVNNTFDFHNQYSIVKCMGCDCVSYISELWDSEMLPDQDGVALYPESHEQKRGIYFREPLSWDKAIYIPDRIKKVYKEVINTFNDKSHLLCSVGIRAVIEAICVEKNITEGPIEIPSSTNPSPKTSTNLQAKINGLASKGLLSPEHAEILHEHRFLGNEAVHEFTHPNRDVLSLAIDIIEHTFDNLFEIPEKGKEIKAQRTKKAKTKKKKTKK
- a CDS encoding DUF2326 domain-containing protein, which translates into the protein MRKITSDIPGFREVPFSDGLNLVIGNRSREVSDVITSGHNVGKPSVLRIIEYALFAKRHNDYAPGWVLRYSGYNFTIQLEFRGKNITVETPITKRIYVNNPDHELIKNNTKLLNHFIRFKTDYIDEFSKPGSSKGKDLNWKPYIFGILGFSAEALENKLQSEIDYNAVDAVIKAIESADIKDSDRSEIIERLKLEAEEIRAGLAKFDFFQYEKSIFSTKITALSSGISSARIKITSRESDLQKVNESLALQKSSSFDIDEIQKIYAECGILFAENIKRNFADLVEFNRKLIVSRKSMLGSIQARLQLEIERLLPELQRLSQLRSKYNQILTKRDYKEEYEGLQSRLIEVEKELSVLTIAVFKKSKEEFVERKNVIEIQRAINANELRSELNSQNKKFEKINEVYKALTKSVLGIRATISVRENTNSNVNFSIEVKNEDIDMLTFKGDAFRRISCGLFDLSVAACTPNEPKFVAHDGILDGIEAPIKRRYLLATAYACRKYKIQYIISMINEGIPEVVKNRYISIELSDSPKSNCLFGEKF